A window from Flavobacterium gyeonganense encodes these proteins:
- a CDS encoding DUF2911 domain-containing protein, with the protein MKRSTIITTIAIAFTMLLSLNANAQKFPDLDKSPMDAAAYPNDYKEAAKIVKITYSRPQLKGRALSELVPEGKVWRTGANEAPEITFYKDMKLGDKKIKAGSYTLFTLPEKDNITIIISKDLNVWGSYSYKEANDVARLKVPVTQAADSLEAFSMVFTKGDKGVILNLGWDKLRVAVPFTE; encoded by the coding sequence ATGAAAAGATCTACAATTATTACCACAATTGCAATTGCATTTACAATGCTTTTATCTTTAAATGCCAATGCTCAAAAATTTCCTGACTTAGACAAAAGTCCAATGGATGCAGCAGCTTATCCTAACGATTATAAAGAAGCTGCAAAAATTGTAAAAATTACTTACAGCAGACCACAACTAAAAGGGCGTGCATTAAGCGAACTTGTTCCTGAAGGAAAAGTATGGAGAACTGGAGCAAATGAGGCACCAGAAATCACTTTCTACAAGGACATGAAATTAGGAGATAAAAAGATAAAAGCAGGTAGTTATACTTTATTTACCCTTCCTGAAAAAGACAATATCACTATTATCATCAGTAAAGATTTAAATGTTTGGGGATCTTATTCTTATAAAGAAGCAAACGATGTAGCCAGATTAAAAGTTCCTGTAACACAAGCTGCAGATTCTTTAGAAGCTTTCTCAATGGTTTTCACGAAAGGAGATAAAGGAGTTATTTTAAACTTAGGCTGGGACAAATTAAGAGTTGCTGTTCCTTTTACCGAATAA
- the asnB gene encoding asparagine synthase B, producing the protein MCGIVCAFDLKQKAETLRPQVLEMSKIIRHRGPDWSGIYSNDKAILSHERLAIVDPASGKQPLFTEDKKLVLAANGEIYNHRELRKQFAGKYNFQTESDCEVILALYKEKGPHFVDEMNGIFGFAIYDVDKDEYFIARDHMGIIPLYIGWDQNGTFYVASELKALEGYCTKIELFPPGHYMTSKDGEFVQWYKRDWTEYDAVKDNETSIPAIKEALEAAVHRQLMSDVPYGVLLSGGLDSSITSAVAKKFAQKRIESDDTTDAWYPQLHSFSVGLEGSPDLAAARKVADHIGTIHHEIKFTIQEGLDAVRDVIYNLETYDVTTVRASTPMWLMARVIKSMGIKMVLSGEGADELFGGYLYFHKAPNAREFHEENVRKLGKLHMYDCLRANKSLAAWGIEGRVPFLDKEFMDVAMRINPQDKMINKEHPMEKWVVRKAFEDMLPESVAWRQKEQFSDGVGYSWIDTLKEVVAREVSDEQLANARFKFPLQTPTSKEEYYYRSIFTEHFPSDAAALCVPQEASVACSTKIALEWDEAFKNMNDPSGRAVASVHDDAYQKS; encoded by the coding sequence ATGTGTGGAATTGTATGTGCCTTTGACTTAAAGCAAAAAGCCGAAACCTTAAGACCTCAAGTATTAGAAATGTCTAAAATCATTCGTCACCGCGGACCGGACTGGAGCGGAATTTACAGTAATGATAAAGCAATTCTTTCTCATGAGCGTTTGGCAATTGTAGATCCGGCTTCTGGAAAACAACCATTGTTTACAGAAGACAAAAAACTGGTTTTAGCTGCAAATGGTGAAATATACAACCACAGAGAGCTTCGTAAACAATTTGCAGGAAAATATAACTTTCAGACTGAAAGTGACTGCGAAGTTATATTAGCTCTTTATAAAGAAAAAGGACCTCATTTTGTTGATGAAATGAACGGAATCTTCGGATTTGCAATTTATGATGTTGATAAAGATGAGTATTTCATCGCTCGTGATCACATGGGAATTATTCCATTGTACATTGGTTGGGATCAAAACGGTACTTTCTACGTTGCTTCAGAATTGAAAGCTTTAGAAGGATATTGTACAAAAATCGAGTTATTCCCTCCGGGACATTATATGACTAGTAAAGACGGTGAATTTGTACAATGGTACAAAAGAGACTGGACAGAATATGATGCTGTAAAAGATAACGAAACAAGCATTCCTGCAATTAAGGAAGCTTTGGAAGCGGCTGTACACAGACAATTAATGAGTGATGTTCCTTACGGGGTTTTGCTTTCAGGAGGTTTAGATTCTTCTATTACTTCGGCTGTAGCTAAAAAATTCGCTCAAAAACGTATTGAATCAGATGATACTACAGATGCCTGGTACCCACAATTGCACTCTTTCTCAGTTGGTCTGGAGGGCTCTCCTGATTTAGCAGCAGCAAGAAAAGTAGCGGATCATATTGGAACCATTCACCACGAAATCAAATTTACAATTCAGGAAGGTCTAGATGCTGTTCGTGATGTAATTTACAACCTTGAGACTTATGATGTAACTACAGTAAGAGCTTCAACTCCAATGTGGCTAATGGCAAGAGTTATTAAATCTATGGGAATCAAAATGGTGCTGTCCGGTGAAGGAGCAGATGAATTGTTTGGAGGATATTTGTATTTCCACAAAGCACCAAACGCAAGAGAATTTCACGAAGAAAACGTTCGTAAATTAGGAAAACTTCATATGTACGATTGTTTGCGTGCTAACAAAAGTTTAGCAGCCTGGGGAATTGAAGGTCGTGTACCGTTTTTAGATAAAGAATTTATGGATGTTGCAATGCGCATCAATCCACAGGATAAAATGATTAACAAAGAACATCCGATGGAAAAATGGGTTGTTCGTAAAGCTTTTGAAGACATGCTCCCTGAAAGTGTAGCATGGAGGCAAAAAGAGCAATTTTCTGATGGAGTAGGATACAGCTGGATTGATACTTTGAAAGAAGTGGTAGCGAGAGAAGTTTCTGATGAGCAATTAGCAAACGCGAGATTCAAATTCCCGTTACAAACTCCAACTTCAAAAGAAGAGTATTACTATCGTTCTATTTTTACAGAACACTTTCCAAGTGACGCAGCAGCATTATGTGTGCCTCAGGAAGCAAGTGTGGCTTGTAGTACAAAAATTGCTTTGGAGTGGGATGAGGCTTTCAAAAACATGAATGACCCATCAGGTAGAGCGGTTGCGAGTGTACACGATGATGCTTATCAAAAATCATAA
- the asnB gene encoding asparagine synthase B, giving the protein MCGILAVIGKGKDPQLVKELSKRMSHRGVDESDLHIMDNGSILASECLSIIDLDSGRQPIQGSKNAWMVHNGEIYNHQELREGILKHHTFRTKSDSEVIVHLYEEFGYDFCNLLDGDFAFVVINGDDYIAGRDPIGVKPLYYGLDERGRIYFSSEMKSIADQCKSFSTFPPGHYYTAKTGFVKYYEPEYEEYENANQTLDLNLIRESLIEATRKRLMSDVPIGVLLSGGLDSSLTSAIASRLLAGSNEKLHSFSIGLDADSPDNIAARKAAEFLGTQHHEIHFTIEEGVEILDKLIYHIETYDIISVRSGVPMYLLAKAIKEKGIKVILSGEGADEVFGGHLYFRNAPSSEEFQKETIERVQKLFTADILRADKSTMAHSLELRVPFLDKDFLDIAIRIKTEEKQPKTYEAVEKYILRKAFDTPEDPYLPSEILWRQKEQFSDGVGYNWVDQLIEYCSSQVSDEQLAGAGGEFPYNSPTTKEAYLYRSIFHKHYPQVSAAQTVRKWIPKWQDNLDPSGRANSAHLNADTEIAKQGVTVD; this is encoded by the coding sequence ATGTGTGGAATATTAGCCGTTATCGGTAAAGGAAAAGACCCGCAGCTCGTAAAAGAACTTTCGAAAAGAATGTCGCATCGAGGGGTTGATGAAAGTGATTTGCATATTATGGATAATGGAAGCATTTTAGCAAGTGAATGCTTGTCGATTATTGATTTAGATTCAGGTAGACAGCCAATTCAGGGTTCTAAAAATGCGTGGATGGTTCATAATGGAGAAATTTATAACCATCAGGAATTAAGGGAAGGGATTTTAAAGCACCACACATTCAGGACAAAATCAGATTCTGAAGTAATAGTACATTTATATGAAGAATTTGGTTATGATTTCTGTAATTTACTTGACGGCGATTTTGCTTTTGTAGTCATTAATGGTGATGATTATATTGCAGGAAGAGATCCAATTGGTGTCAAGCCGTTGTATTATGGATTAGATGAAAGAGGAAGGATTTATTTTTCTTCAGAAATGAAATCCATTGCAGATCAGTGCAAGTCATTTTCGACATTTCCTCCGGGTCATTATTACACGGCTAAAACAGGGTTTGTTAAATATTATGAACCAGAATATGAGGAATACGAAAATGCAAATCAGACACTTGATTTAAATTTGATCAGAGAGTCTTTAATTGAGGCAACACGTAAACGTTTAATGAGTGATGTGCCAATTGGAGTATTGCTTTCAGGAGGTTTGGATTCATCATTAACATCTGCAATTGCGTCCCGATTATTAGCAGGAAGTAATGAAAAACTGCATTCTTTTTCTATTGGATTAGATGCAGATTCTCCTGATAATATTGCGGCGAGAAAAGCGGCAGAATTTTTAGGAACACAACACCATGAAATTCATTTTACTATTGAAGAGGGAGTTGAAATTCTGGACAAATTGATTTATCACATCGAAACATATGATATTATTTCAGTCCGTTCAGGTGTGCCTATGTATCTGCTGGCAAAAGCGATAAAGGAAAAAGGAATTAAAGTGATACTTTCGGGAGAAGGAGCTGACGAGGTTTTTGGAGGACATTTGTATTTTAGAAATGCACCGTCTTCAGAAGAATTTCAAAAAGAAACAATTGAAAGGGTTCAAAAGCTGTTTACGGCTGATATATTACGTGCTGATAAATCGACAATGGCGCATAGTTTAGAGCTCAGAGTGCCATTTTTGGATAAAGATTTCCTGGATATAGCAATCCGAATTAAAACGGAAGAAAAACAGCCAAAAACATACGAAGCTGTTGAAAAATATATTTTAAGAAAAGCATTTGACACACCTGAGGATCCCTATTTGCCATCAGAAATTTTATGGAGACAAAAAGAACAGTTTTCAGATGGTGTTGGGTATAACTGGGTAGATCAGTTAATTGAATATTGTAGTTCTCAGGTTTCAGATGAACAATTAGCTGGCGCGGGGGGTGAATTTCCATATAATTCACCAACAACAAAAGAGGCATATTTGTACAGATCCATTTTTCATAAACATTACCCGCAAGTCAGTGCGGCACAAACCGTAAGGAAGTGGATACCAAAATGGCAGGATAATCTTGACCCAAGCGGAAGAGCGAATTCAGCACACTTAAATGCAGATACTGAAATTGCAAAACAAGGTGTGACTGTTGATTAA
- the gyrB gene encoding DNA topoisomerase (ATP-hydrolyzing) subunit B, whose product MSEEIKKNNYSADSIQALEGMEHVRMRPSMYIGDVGVRGLHHLVYEVVDNSIDEAMGGHCDTIGVSINEDGSVTVEDNGRGIPVDLHKKEGVSALEVVMTKIGAGGKFDKDSYKVSGGLHGVGVSVVNALSVHMKSTVFREGKIYEQEYERGKSLYPVKQIGETDKRGTRQTFYPDNTIFTQTTEFSYDTLSARMRELSFLNKGITITFTDKREVDEKGEFKSEVFHSTEGLKEYIRYLDGNREPIISHVISMDHDKGEIPVEVALIYNTSYTENIFSYVNNINTHEGGTHLQGFRSGLTRTLKKYADSSGMLDKLKFEIAGDDFREGLTAIISVKVAEPQFEGQTKTKLGNREVVSPVSQAVGEMLENYLEENPNDARVIIQKVILAAQARHAAKKAREMVQRKTVMGGGGLPGKLSDCSEQDPARCEVYLVEGDSAGGTAKQGRDRNFQAILPLRGKILNVEKAMHHKVFENEEIRNIFTALGVTVGTEEDSKALNLSKLRYHKVIIMCDADVDGSHISTLILTFFFRFMKELIEEGHVYIAAPPLYLVKKGNKKEYAWNDVQRDQANERMGGSAAIQRYKGLGEMNAEQLWETTMDPNFRTLRQVNIDSLAEADQVFSMLMGDEVPPRREFIEKNAVYANIDA is encoded by the coding sequence ATGAGCGAAGAAATCAAGAAGAACAATTATTCAGCAGATAGTATTCAGGCATTAGAAGGAATGGAGCACGTAAGAATGCGTCCATCGATGTATATTGGCGATGTAGGTGTTCGAGGGCTGCATCATTTGGTTTATGAAGTTGTGGATAACTCTATTGATGAGGCAATGGGAGGACATTGTGATACAATTGGAGTTTCAATAAACGAAGATGGTTCGGTGACAGTTGAAGATAATGGTCGTGGTATTCCGGTTGATTTACATAAAAAAGAAGGAGTTTCTGCACTTGAGGTGGTGATGACTAAAATTGGTGCAGGGGGTAAATTTGATAAAGATTCATATAAAGTTTCCGGAGGGCTTCACGGTGTTGGGGTTTCTGTTGTAAATGCGCTTTCTGTTCACATGAAATCTACTGTTTTCAGAGAAGGAAAAATCTACGAGCAGGAATACGAAAGGGGGAAATCATTATATCCTGTAAAGCAAATCGGGGAAACAGATAAAAGAGGTACGCGTCAGACTTTTTACCCTGACAATACTATTTTTACTCAAACAACTGAATTTTCTTACGATACTTTGTCTGCCCGTATGCGTGAGCTTTCTTTTTTGAATAAAGGAATCACAATTACTTTTACAGACAAAAGAGAAGTTGACGAAAAAGGCGAATTTAAAAGCGAAGTTTTTCATTCTACAGAAGGACTTAAAGAATATATCCGCTATTTAGACGGTAATCGCGAGCCAATTATTTCTCATGTAATCAGCATGGATCACGATAAAGGTGAGATTCCGGTTGAGGTAGCGTTGATTTACAATACAAGTTATACAGAGAATATTTTCTCTTATGTAAACAATATCAATACACATGAAGGTGGTACGCATTTACAAGGTTTTAGAAGTGGTTTGACAAGAACACTTAAAAAATACGCAGATTCATCCGGAATGCTGGATAAATTGAAATTCGAAATTGCTGGAGATGATTTCCGTGAAGGTTTAACAGCTATTATTTCGGTAAAAGTTGCAGAACCTCAATTCGAAGGACAGACAAAAACTAAACTTGGAAACAGAGAAGTAGTTTCTCCGGTTTCCCAGGCTGTTGGAGAAATGCTTGAGAATTATCTTGAAGAAAATCCAAATGATGCAAGAGTAATTATCCAGAAAGTAATTTTAGCTGCCCAGGCACGTCATGCTGCGAAAAAAGCACGTGAAATGGTTCAGCGTAAAACCGTAATGGGCGGTGGAGGATTGCCAGGAAAACTTTCAGATTGCTCTGAACAGGATCCGGCAAGATGTGAGGTTTATCTTGTCGAGGGAGACTCGGCAGGCGGAACTGCAAAACAAGGTCGTGACCGTAATTTTCAGGCCATTTTGCCATTACGAGGTAAGATTCTGAATGTTGAAAAAGCAATGCATCATAAAGTGTTTGAAAACGAAGAGATTCGTAATATTTTTACAGCACTTGGTGTTACTGTTGGGACAGAAGAAGACAGTAAAGCATTGAATCTTTCGAAGCTACGTTATCATAAAGTAATCATCATGTGTGATGCCGATGTAGATGGTAGTCACATTTCTACCTTAATATTAACGTTCTTCTTCCGCTTCATGAAAGAATTAATTGAAGAAGGTCATGTTTACATCGCAGCTCCACCTTTATATTTAGTTAAAAAAGGAAATAAAAAAGAATACGCGTGGAATGACGTTCAGCGTGATCAGGCGAATGAAAGAATGGGAGGTAGTGCAGCTATTCAGCGTTATAAAGGTCTTGGAGAGATGAATGCAGAGCAATTGTGGGAAACTACAATGGATCCAAATTTCAGAACTTTACGTCAGGTAAATATTGATAGTCTGGCTGAAGCAGATCAGGTTTTTTCAATGTTAATGGGTGATGAAGTACCGCCTCGTAGAGAATTTATCGAGAAAAATGCCGTTTACGCAAATATTGATGCATAA
- the mdh gene encoding malate dehydrogenase: protein MKVTIVGAGNVGATCADVISYRGIASEVVLLDIKEGFAEGKALDIMQCATNTGFNTHVSGVTNDYSKTAGSDVVVITSGIPRKPGMTREELIGINAGIVKTVAENVLKYSPNTIIVMVSNPMDTMTYLALKSTGLPKNRIIGMGGALDSSRFRTYLSLALDKPANDISAMVIGGHGDTTMIPLTRLASYNGIPVTEFLSEDVLQKVAADTMVGGATLTGLLGTSAWYAPGASVAFLVDSILNDQKKMIACSVYVDGEYGQKDICIGVPCIIGKNGVEQILEIHLNEEEKALFAKSADAVRGMNDALKSILV, encoded by the coding sequence ATGAAAGTTACCATTGTAGGAGCAGGAAATGTTGGAGCCACTTGTGCGGATGTTATTTCTTATAGAGGAATAGCCAGCGAAGTAGTATTGTTGGATATTAAAGAGGGTTTTGCCGAAGGGAAAGCATTGGATATTATGCAATGTGCTACAAATACTGGTTTTAATACTCATGTTTCAGGTGTTACAAATGATTATTCCAAAACCGCAGGAAGTGATGTTGTTGTAATTACTTCAGGTATCCCAAGAAAACCCGGAATGACTCGTGAAGAGTTGATAGGTATTAATGCAGGAATTGTAAAAACGGTTGCTGAGAATGTACTGAAATATTCGCCTAATACGATTATTGTTATGGTTTCTAATCCAATGGATACGATGACTTATCTGGCGTTAAAGTCTACAGGTTTGCCAAAAAACAGAATTATAGGTATGGGAGGAGCATTAGATAGTTCCCGATTCAGAACTTATCTTTCTTTAGCTTTGGATAAACCTGCAAATGATATTTCAGCAATGGTAATTGGCGGTCATGGCGATACAACTATGATTCCGTTAACCCGTCTGGCATCTTATAACGGAATTCCGGTAACTGAATTTCTTTCAGAAGATGTGTTGCAAAAAGTAGCTGCCGATACAATGGTTGGAGGAGCGACTCTTACAGGTCTTTTGGGTACATCGGCATGGTATGCCCCGGGAGCTTCAGTTGCTTTTTTGGTAGACAGTATTTTAAATGATCAGAAAAAAATGATAGCCTGCTCTGTTTATGTAGATGGAGAATACGGGCAAAAAGATATATGTATTGGGGTACCCTGTATAATTGGTAAAAACGGGGTTGAACAAATTTTAGAAATTCATTTAAACGAAGAAGAAAAAGCTTTATTTGCTAAAAGCGCAGATGCAGTTAGGGGAATGAATGATGCACTGAAATCCATTTTAGTATAA